In Sphingobacterium sp. PCS056, the following proteins share a genomic window:
- a CDS encoding tetratricopeptide repeat protein: protein MSNLVRIIISSLLLVGTVALFWFGQWGWGILGIFLTIIGFVTVFFHEYMLLAQWFLRKQDMPKAEKWLNKITNYEKQLIPAQYGYYNMLIGLIESQRAPMQAEKYFKKALTLGLHMDHNIALAKLSLAGISMAKRNKREAEKYLQEAKKADKNKLLADQIKMMKDQMGMMDRQQIRYSR from the coding sequence ATGTCAAATCTTGTAAGAATTATTATTAGCAGTTTGCTATTGGTTGGAACTGTTGCTTTATTTTGGTTCGGCCAATGGGGATGGGGTATTTTAGGGATATTCCTGACAATTATTGGATTTGTAACGGTATTCTTCCACGAATATATGTTGTTGGCTCAATGGTTTCTTCGCAAACAAGATATGCCAAAAGCTGAAAAATGGTTAAATAAAATCACAAACTATGAGAAACAGCTAATACCTGCTCAATATGGTTACTACAATATGTTGATCGGCTTGATCGAATCGCAACGTGCTCCTATGCAAGCTGAGAAGTATTTCAAAAAAGCATTGACATTGGGTCTTCATATGGATCACAATATTGCTCTTGCAAAACTCAGCTTAGCTGGTATCTCTATGGCCAAACGCAACAAACGTGAGGCAGAGAAATATTTACAGGAAGCTAAAAAAGCAGATAAAAACAAATTGTTGGCTGATCAGATTAAAATGATGAAAGATCAAATGGGTATGATGGATCGTCAACAAATTCGTTATAGCAGATAA
- the ung gene encoding uracil-DNA glycosylase has translation MGKRFDQSWEPILGPLLDQHYMAELSFFVQQARNQGRVFPPRELVFNAFKLTGFDSLKVVILGQDPYHNDGQAHGLAFSVPDGIALPPSLKNIFKELETDIPGFKTPRSGDLSHWAKQGVLLLNATLTVNAHQAGSHQKRGWEHFTDQVIKAISDQKDAVVFLFWGAYAQKKASLIDGSKHLILSTVHPSPLSVYRGFFGCRHFSQANYFLQKHGEKPIDWKLV, from the coding sequence ATGGGAAAACGTTTTGATCAATCTTGGGAACCTATTTTAGGTCCACTTTTAGATCAGCATTATATGGCTGAACTATCATTTTTTGTACAGCAGGCGAGAAATCAGGGTCGTGTATTTCCACCTCGAGAATTGGTTTTTAATGCATTTAAGCTAACAGGATTTGATTCTTTAAAAGTCGTTATTTTAGGACAAGATCCTTATCATAATGATGGACAAGCACACGGGTTAGCATTTTCTGTTCCGGATGGTATTGCTTTACCACCATCGTTAAAAAACATATTCAAGGAGTTGGAGACTGATATTCCAGGTTTTAAGACGCCGCGATCTGGAGATTTATCGCACTGGGCAAAGCAAGGGGTACTCTTGTTAAACGCAACATTAACAGTCAATGCCCATCAAGCTGGTTCACATCAAAAAAGAGGATGGGAGCACTTTACTGATCAGGTTATAAAAGCTATTTCCGATCAGAAAGATGCTGTTGTGTTTTTATTTTGGGGTGCATATGCACAAAAGAAAGCAAGTTTAATAGATGGGAGTAAGCATTTAATTTTGAGTACCGTACATCCCTCTCCTTTGTCCGTTTATCGTGGTTTTTTTGGTTGTCGGCATTTTTCGCAAGCAAATTATTTCTTGCAAAAACATGGAGAAAAACCAATCGATTGGAAGCTGGTGTAA
- a CDS encoding DUF6695 family protein, which translates to MRDQPTAYHDFALILSWPDATIRGDEKWMMFFKKIGIVKNLNFKVGHTGIVLISANTGELLYYDFGRYISPRGYGRARSKDSDPLLNIAIKATFDNGDISNLESIAMHFESMKPAMQGSGELYFSIVKSLNFKQAKKFADSWVQKGSYPYGAVAKGNNNCSRFITRLLFASSKKFSWIHPINFPETIKASPISNLVNSAENKMIYSYTPQQGLLNFRMSRIQSLLFLIKKLSENVYSSQAALLPEDITIGSMLHKHKPLHIPENAQYLGGVGEGAWFDFTLLKNNQLLIQRFTITGTFEYAIIGETEERIKSLKDLKVTYDSHLMVTHILLHHKKLKVNHLHHISTQELQSLLEEEMTA; encoded by the coding sequence ATGAGAGATCAACCAACAGCATATCATGATTTTGCCCTTATTTTATCTTGGCCAGACGCCACAATAAGAGGGGATGAAAAATGGATGATGTTTTTCAAAAAAATTGGTATTGTAAAAAATCTAAATTTTAAAGTTGGACATACAGGTATTGTACTTATTTCCGCCAACACAGGTGAATTATTATATTACGATTTCGGACGTTATATTTCACCCAGGGGATATGGTCGAGCACGATCTAAAGATTCGGATCCCCTTTTAAACATTGCGATCAAAGCAACATTTGACAATGGGGATATTTCCAATTTAGAAAGTATAGCAATGCATTTTGAAAGTATGAAGCCTGCTATGCAGGGTAGCGGAGAGTTGTATTTTTCTATTGTAAAAAGTCTAAACTTTAAACAGGCAAAAAAATTTGCTGATTCTTGGGTTCAAAAAGGTTCTTATCCCTACGGAGCCGTAGCAAAAGGCAACAACAACTGTTCGCGCTTCATTACCCGCTTACTATTTGCTTCTTCCAAAAAATTTTCTTGGATTCATCCGATCAATTTCCCAGAAACCATTAAAGCAAGTCCAATAAGTAATTTGGTCAATTCGGCCGAAAATAAAATGATTTACAGTTATACTCCGCAACAGGGGTTACTTAATTTCAGGATGTCACGCATCCAATCCCTCCTATTCCTGATTAAGAAATTAAGCGAAAATGTATATAGCAGTCAGGCTGCCTTATTACCAGAAGACATTACTATTGGTAGTATGCTACACAAACACAAGCCCCTCCATATCCCAGAAAATGCTCAATATCTTGGCGGTGTAGGAGAAGGAGCGTGGTTTGACTTCACTTTGCTTAAAAACAACCAACTACTCATTCAGCGATTTACCATCACAGGCACTTTCGAATATGCCATTATAGGCGAAACTGAAGAAAGAATAAAAAGTCTTAAAGACCTAAAAGTCACTTATGATAGTCATCTCATGGTCACGCATATTCTACTTCACCACAAAAAGTTAAAAGTAAATCACCTACATCATATTTCCACTCAAGAGCTACAATCCCTACTCGAAGAAGAAATGACTGCTTAA